A single window of Malus sylvestris chromosome 5, drMalSylv7.2, whole genome shotgun sequence DNA harbors:
- the LOC126622886 gene encoding ethylene-responsive transcription factor ERF073-like: MCKKRCQLRGRGRTSTEFRDPRKGVRVWLGTFNTAEEAARAYDREARKIRGKKAKVNFPNEDEHLSAKTTRHENLAMEVKRKKQIEEEEEEERTRTKAREEEDELSRNQQVVLFINLYSLDCNFRISIT; this comes from the exons ATGTGCAAGAAGAGATGCCAGCTAAGAGGCAGAGGAAGAACCTCTACCGAGTTTCGTGATCCCAGAAAAGGGGTTCGAGTTTGGCTCGGTACCTTCAACACCGCCGAGGAGGCGGCCCGAGCTTACGACAGGGAGGCTCGCAAAATCCGCGGCAAAAAAGCCAAGGTCAATTTCCCCAACGAAGACGAACACCTCTCCGCCAAGAC AACCCGGCATGAAAATCTGGCGATGGAGGTTAAGAGGAAGAAACAAatcgaagaagaggaagaggaagaacgAACAAGAACCAAGGCTCGTGAGGAAGAAGACGAATTGTCTCGGAATCAACAGGTTGTTTTGTTTATCAACCTTTATTCTTTGGACTGCAATTTTCGAATTTCGATTACGTAA